The genomic interval GTTTCCGCATATTTCGGTGTTTGACAACATTGCCTTCGGTCTGAAACAGCGCAAGGCGTCTTCAGCCGAGATCCGCGAACGGGTCGGCAAGATTCTCGATGTCGTGCAGCTCGCTCCCTATGCCAAGCGTATGCCTCACGAACTCTCCGGCGGCCAGCAGCAGCGTGTGGGTCTTGCGCGCGCACTCGTCATCAACCCGAAAGTGCTGTTGATGGACGAGCCGCTGTCCAACCTCGATGCCAAACTTCGCGTGGACCTGCGCCGGGAACTGCGTGAAATCCAGCAGGCCATGAACATCACCACCGTCTATGTCACGCATGATCAGGAAGAGGCGCTTGCCATGTCCGATCTGGTTTGCGTCATGTATGGCGGCGTCATTCAGCAGGCGGCACCACCCTGGGAAGTCTATAACAATCCCGCTAACCGCTTCGTCGCGTCGTTCGTGGGCGCAAACAACTTCCTGACGCTTGACCGTGCAGGCGGACAGACATCCATTTCCGGCCACAAGGTCGCATTGCCGCAGGCGGGTGCGATTTCCCCGCAGCGGAAGATCGTCGCCGCCATCCGCCCGGAGGCGATTTCTGTCGGTCCTGCCGCGATCGATGGTGACGAGCGCATCGAACTGCCCGTGACCATAAGACTGGTCAGTTTCACGGGGCGTGAGATGAACGTTGCAGCCGTTCTCTCGTCGGGCGAGGAAATCGAGGCGATCACCAAGCCATCGCCTGAGATCATTGCACTGCAGCCCAACCAGAAGACCACTTTCTCCTGGCGCGCGGCCGATGCGAAGCTGTTCGGCGAGGGCGTAACCGGGGAGCGCCTGTCATGACGGATATGACTGCGACTGCAACTCCCGGCGGTTTCCGCCTGCGACTGCCAGGTTTTTGGACAAGCGTGACGGTATTTGCCGTCATCCTGCTGGCGATCTTCCTGATCCTGCCGATTTTCAGCGTCTTCTTCATCAGTTTCTTCGATGCCAAAACCGGTGCGTTCGGTCTCAGCAACTATGCGGAAGTGTTCACACGGCGTTTTTATACCGTCGCACTCTGGAATACGCTTCTCATCGGTGTGCTGGGCATGCTGGGCGCCTGCCTTCTCGGTATTCCGCTTGCCTTTTGCACCTCCCGTTATCGCATCAAGGGGCGCACTTTTATTGCCACCTTCGCGGTTCTGGTTCTGTGCGCACCGCCGTTCATTGGTGCTTATGCCTGGATTATGCTGTTCGGTGCCAACGGTGCTGTCACCAATCTCTTGTCCTTCGCCGGCATTTCATTGCCGACGATCTACGGGATCCCGGGTATCGTGATGGTCTTCAGCCTGAAGTTCTTTCCCTACATCTTCCTGATGACGGAGAACGCGCTGAACACCATCAACAAGTCCTATGAGGACGCGGCGGAAAATCTCGGCTGCACGGCGTTCGAGCGTTTCCGCAAGATCACCTTGCCGCTGGTCTTTCCGGCAGTCAGCACCGGCGCGATCATCTGCTTCGTGCTGTCCATCGCCGACTTCGGAACGCCGGCAATCCTCGGCAAGGGCATCAGAACGCTTTCGACCATCGCCTATGCACAATACACCTCCGAAATGGCCGGTACGCCGACCATGGCGGTTACGATTTCCATGGTGATGATTGCAATTTCGATGGCGGCACTTCTGTTGCAGCGGCACATTCTTGCCAAGCGCCGCTACGCCAGTTCATTGACCAACAGGCCGGTAAAGCAGTCCATGCGCCCGTTGAAGTCGTTCATCGTGCACGGCTTCTGCTATCTGGTCGTCTTCATCGCCATGCTTCCGTCGCTCACGGTCATCTACACCTCGTTCCTCGCAACCAGCGGTCCCGTCTTCACCGGCGGCTTCGGGTTGGACAGCTATGCCCGTATCCTTCGTGATTCACCGCAGGCGATTGCCAACAGTTTCACGTTTGCACTGGCTGCCGTGGTACTGATTGCGATCGTTTCCGGCCTGCTGTCGTTCATCGTGGTGCGACGCGACAATGCGGTCTCCGGCTCGCTCGATCTTCTGCTGATGGTGCCTTACCTCATTCCCGGCGTTGTCATGGCGATCGGCTACGTCACGACGTTCCGCTATCCACCCTTTGATATCACTGGGACGGCGCTCATCATCATCGTCCTGGTGTTTATCCGCCGGCTGCCTTACGGCGTCCGCTCCACGACATCGATCCTCAGGCAGATCAAACCGTCCATCGAGGAGGCTGCGGTCAATCTCGGGGCTTCGCCGGCAAAGACCTTCGTGTCGGTGACGGTGCCGCTGATGCTGCCCGGTCTCATCATCGGTTCGCTGATGAGCTTCATAACGGCTATCAACGAGCTGTCCTCGACGCTGATCCTCTACACGGCACGAACGATTACCATGCCGGTTCTCATCTATGTTCAGGTGATTGACGGCGAGTTTGGCACGGCTGCGGCGCTTTCAACCGTCCTTCTGGTCAGCACCGGACTTTGCGTCTTCATCGTGTTCCGCCTCTCGGAAGACAAAGAAGCCTCTTTCGTCTGAAACCATACCAGCCCTCACCAAAAGCCTGCAGTAGCGGCGACATACGTGTCGCCGCCAGCCTCCCTCTGCCCAGCCTCCCTCTGCAAGGAATACACGACGATGAATATCGCGAGCTTTTCGCAATCGAAATACAAGAACGCCGCAACGCCCGGGGACGATGTGGCACTGATCATACCGGGACGGGTTCTGGCCGTTTTTGACGGTGCGACCGACCCGACCGGTGCAAGTTACGGCGGCTTGAGCTCGGGCCGTATCGCAGCACTCGCTGCCGCAAATGCCGTGGCGAAAATGGGCCTCGATGGCACGCTGGAAAAAATTGCCGCGCCCAAGCTTTTTCAGAACATCAGCGATATCTTGAAGCAGGAGGCCGAGCGCATCAATGCCAGCCATCCACCGTCGACAACCCTGGCAATTGTTGCCGACCTGGGAGACAGTTTCCGCCTGCTTCTGGCTGGCGATTCCGGTGTGCGTATCAACGGCTCCCGGTTGCTGCAGCATGCCAAGCTTATAGACAAGGTAAGTACATCGGCGCGCATCCTTGTCTTCAAACAGCTTTTTGCCGCTTTGAGGGATGGTGATGCAGCCGAGGCACGCACGCGTGCGACCATCTTTTCCGGCCTGCGTTCCGCTGTCGAAAACGGCATCATGACTGCGCAGGAGGCGAAGAATGTTGTCATTGCCGCAGCCCACATGAGCGGTCTTGAGAGCGATATCGAAGCAGTCGAGGAATTTCTGATGGGAGGAATTCGCGTCCAGCCGCAATTCGCAAACAGGCAGGGACACGTACTGGGATACGCCTCGGTCAATGGCGGAACGGTCATAGAAGAGGGGACGGTCGATCTTAGCATCGCCAAGGACACGCTTGTGAGCCTTGAAATCTTTTCCGACGGTTATCTGTCTCTGCCGGCTGGAACCGATGTCGCTGACTGGGAAGCGGAATTTGCCCGCGTCGAGACGGCAGATTTTCACAAGATCAACGAGTACCCGTCGGTGAAGGGGTCAACATCGAGCGAATTCAGCGACGACAGGACCGTGGTGTGCATGAAGGCGCGGTGAAGAGATATCCGCGCCGAAAAGTATTTCGAAGCTGTCCGTCTTTCGAAGTGACAACCGCGAAAATTCCACCGCTCGTTGGCAGTGTTTGTCGTCCGCTATCGCCCCCAATTCGAAAGGCCTTGCCCTTGAAGGCGAAGAAAGACGCTGCGCACATGAGATCATGGGAAGGTAAGTCTATGGTTTAGCTAACGGCTTACCTCCGTACCTAGATAGTTGCGTTCACTCCAGAGCAAGGGTTTGCGCAGCGGATCGAAGCTCGCTTCGATGATCGATCCAACAAACAGGATGTGGTCGGCGGCATCAATGGAGCCGACGAGTTCGCAATCCATCGAGAGCAGCGCGTCAGCAAGCCTTGAGCTTCCCGACGGCCAGACATCCCAGTGGCCGACGGAAAACCGGTCCGGCAGGTTTCCTTTTCCGGCGAACACATCGGCGATCTCCTCCTGCCCTCTGGACAGCGTCGTGACTGAAAAGCGCCGGCTTGCTGCGACAAGATCGACCATACGGCTGCTGGCATCGATGGAGATCATTAGAAGCGGCGGTTCGGCGCTGAGCGGCATGAAGGACGTGATCGTACGTCCGATCCGCTCGCCCGCATGGGAGGCCGTGGCCACGGCCACGGTGAAGACGAGGCTCGCCATAGCGTCCTTGAATTCACGCGGCGAGATTGTCGGAGAGGGGGGTGCTTTCAGCGGGACATGCGCGTGATTGACCACACCACCATCGATCAGCATGAAATTATGAGACATGCAGTGCCGGGCTAACCGCCCGCTCCCGGGTTCTTCGAAAAAATGGAAAACTTGGCCGCAGCACCATTCATGATGTCGGCATCATCAGGCGGCGTTCTTTTCTGGTGCACGCGCGGCCAGATGCCGGAATAGTGGCGGTTGAGGTCAAGCCAGACATGCAGACCCGCCTCGGTATCCGGCCGGATTGCCGCGGCCGGACATTCGTGCTCGCAGATGCCGCAATCGATACATTGATCCGGGTGAATGACGAGCATGTTCTCGCCTGCATAAAAACATTCGACCGGGCAGACTTCCACGCAGTCCATGTATTTGCAGGCGATACAGTTTTCGGTGACGACATAGGACATGGGGATGCTCGCATGGAGTTGCAGCCGGACGGCGGCTGTCCGGCTGCGCCTGACCCGGTCGCCCCCATGGCAGCGAGACCGGTCGGCTCGGTGGGGCTCAAATCAGAGGCGGGCGGCCACTGCCTGCCAGTTCACCAGATTGTCGAGGAAGTTCTCAATATAGGCCGGACGCTTGTTGCGGAAATCGATGTAATAGCTGTGTTCCCACACGTCGCAGCCGAGAATCGCCTTCTGGCCGAAGCACAGCGGGTTAACGCCGTTTTCCGTGCGGGTGATCTTCAGTGTGCCATCGGTATCCGCCACCAGCCACGCCCAGCCCGAGCCGAATTGCGAAGCGCCAGCGAGGGCAAAATTCTGCTTGAACAGCGCCACCGAGCCGAAAGACTGCGTCAGCGCATCTTCCAGCACCTTGGGAATCGCATGTTTTTGTGGCCCCATGATTTCCCAGAAGAGATTGTGGTTCCAGTGCTGGGAGGCATTGTTGAAGATGCCGGACTGCGCGACCGCACCTTTTTCATAGGTGGCGCGCACGATCTCCTCGAGGCTGCTGTTTTCCCATTCGGTGCCTGATATCGCCTTGTTGAGATTGTCGACATAGGCCTTGTGATGAAGATCATGATGGAACTTCAGCGTCTCCTCGGACATGCCAGAAGGGGCGAGCGCATCATGGGCATAGGGGAGGTCGGGAAGCTGGAAAGCCATGGGGTATTCCTTTGTCACTGTTTGCTCAAGAGCATGGAAAAAGCCTTGCGAAAACAAGGTGACAATACTTCTAGGACCTCAATCACAGTTGAGGTCAAGCGGTTTTTCGGGGGATAAATCCACGAACTGGCGGGCTTATGAAACATGCGCCACGATGGCGCGGATTATCGCTCGTCGACGTTCACCGCGGCGACCCATTCTTCGAGTGCCCTGCGAATTGCCGAGTTCGCATCTTCCCCGCGGACGAATGCCCACCATGTATGTGCGCCTTGCCACAAGGCGGCCATCTGCCAGCCAAGCCGTTCCTCTCTAGCCTTGTCGTGGGTAAGGCGGCAGCCAAGCGCCTGGGCGAGGGTGTGTCCCCAGAGTGCTCCTCTCGCGCGCAGCTTCGGATTGCGAATGTCTTCTCTCAGCAGCAGCAACCCGTCACTGGCGTTTTGTTCTGCGGCTTCGGGGGGCATGAGGCGCATGAGAAGGGATATGGCGCCCTGCGGCGTCAATGGTTCCTCCTCATCGGCTGTTTCCGTTTCCGCCTGCAGCTTGTCCCAGGCGCGCAGAAGCACGGTTTCGACAAGGTCTTCGCGCTTGCCGTAACGCTGCACCAGGGTTGCCGCAGATAGGCCGCAGGCCTTTGCGGCTGCGGCAAAAGTCAGCCCGTCGGGGCCTGTCTGCAACATGAGGGGCAGCAGGACATCCAGCACCTGATCATCTGAAATCGACTTGTGTCTTGGCATGACATATATATAAACGTATATTCATTAATAAATCAAGGAGGATAATATGGCGGTCATTCGCGGATATATCGCGGCGAGTCTGGACGGGCGGATCGTTTCTGGAGACGGCTCCTTGGACTGGCTCTACAAATATGATGATATGGACCTCGGCGAACACGATTATCGCCTTTTCCTGAAAGGAATTCGAACGGTGGTCATGGGGCGGGCGACCTATGATTTCATCGCCGGTGAACAGGCGCCCTGGGCTTACGGAGATCAACGCGTTATCGTCGTCACCTCAAGGCCGATCGAGGGCCCCAAGGGACCTCTGGAGGCGCGCAGCGATGTGGGCTCGTTGATCGAGGAATTGCGCGCACTCGATGATGGCGATGTCTGGATGCTGGGCGGCGGAAAGCTGCAGATGGCCTTTCTGGAGCGTGATGCACTGGATGAGATCGAGATTTATGTCATCCCGGAAATCCTTGGCTCAGGTGAGCCCCTTTTTCCGCTCACCGGGCATCGGGCCAGTCCCACTCTCGTGAGCGCAACGGCAATCGAAAAGGGCTGCGTTCGATTGCACTACCGCTTCTCGTGATGCTCTCGGGTTCATGATGTTAGTGAGGTGGCGAGGAATGGTCGATACAGACCGTGCCAGCTGCTCCCGGCCTAACTGCGCGGTTTCCGCCGTCAAAGCCCGAGAAACTTAAAAGGCTTGGTGTCCTTCAAGCTGTCATTCGCCATCCCCGAATAAATCTGCATCTGATTGGGGCCCAGGTCGAGTTTCTTGACCTTACCCGTCTCTTTCGAAAGGTCGAGTTTTGTCATGTCGATCCAGAAGATGTTCGGCGTCAATGCGGATTCGAAGAAATAGAGCTTGCGCTTGTGGTCTATCACCGTGCGCCAGCGGGTAGAGGAAATATTCGGCTGGTCCGGCGTGGTGATACCGTAGGGAACGGAAACATTGCGGATGACGCTAAAGACGCTGGCTATCGCCTCGACCGGATTTTCGCTCTTGGGGATGGCATTGGCGTAGAATGAAGCCCGGGCGAACCGGTCCGCGGCGCGATTGGTGCCCGGCAGCATGACGGTGCCGCCGATCTGCTTCCAATATTCGTTGAGCGCCAGCTGGTGATCGAAGGTCGGCGAATTGGTCATGACCTGATATTGACGACCGTGGTGGATGACCTGCTTGCCGTCAATATATTCGATGATCGCACTGTCACCGGTCGCATCCGAAAGGGAAAGGTGTAAGGTCGCCAGACGTTCTTCGCCGGGAACATTGTCGGTGACAATGGTGAAAGGGTTCTTCTCGAGCGCGCTGACGGCCTCGTCCACCGTTGCGAAATTATCGAGCGCATATTGCGCCCAGGCGGCGATGGAGAGGCCCGGCGATTTCCCGTCATAAGCGGGATAGCTCGACTCGACCAGCCAGAGAACATTTGCAGCAAGGCCTGCCTCATTCATGCCGTCTGTCGTCGAAATATCGTAACCTGAAGCAATGACGCTGCCGTATTTCGAGGTCCATTTGACCGAATTCGGCCCGGCCTCGCCGGCGCGTTCCATGCCGCGCGGGAATACCCAGATGTTGGTTCCGACATCCGTCTTCCAATCCATCGACCGGGCCGTCATCACCTGATCATTTTCGCCCAGATAGACGAAGCGCGTGCAGGCTTCGGCCACAGATGTCGTCAGTGTGGCGACAGACAATATCGCGGCGGTGCAGGCGGAAAAAATCGGCAAGGTCTTCAGGTGCATGGAAAAGCCTCCGGTGTTCGCGGCACAAGATGCAGCGTATGATAGAAAATCGGACTTGTTGCCGGAAGTCAAATAGGCTTAGCTGCGGACGATTGTCGGGGGGGGAAGGCATTGCTAAAATTACCAATTTTTTCGGCCCTTATGGCTTTTTCCGCAACCGCAGCCACAGCTGCGGACGACGTTGTTGCCACACCCGCGCCGGTTGATGTGGCACCAGACTGGGCATTTCAGGCGACGGGTTATCTCTGGGCGACCGGCTTGAATGGCAACGTGTCGCCGTTCCAACGTGCCCCGACCCTCCATGTGGAGAAATCCTTTTCAGATGTCATGGATGATCTCAATTTCGGTGGGTTTCTCAACATCTGGGGACGTTACGACCGTTTCGTTCTTTCCGGCGATTTAATGTATGTCGATACCACCGACAGCAAGGCAGCCGGTCCGCTGCCTGCGCTGCAAATTCCAGGTTTGCCAACCTTGCCTGCCGGTGCCGCCATTGATGCGACTGTCGACACACAGGAATTCATGGCAA from Agrobacterium tumefaciens carries:
- a CDS encoding ABC transporter ATP-binding protein, whose translation is MAAVEITSIKKSYRDVVALSDINISIPSGSFFTLLGPSGCGKTTLLRTIAGFHQQDSGSISIERQAIEHVPAHKRDVGMVFQDYAVFPHISVFDNIAFGLKQRKASSAEIRERVGKILDVVQLAPYAKRMPHELSGGQQQRVGLARALVINPKVLLMDEPLSNLDAKLRVDLRRELREIQQAMNITTVYVTHDQEEALAMSDLVCVMYGGVIQQAAPPWEVYNNPANRFVASFVGANNFLTLDRAGGQTSISGHKVALPQAGAISPQRKIVAAIRPEAISVGPAAIDGDERIELPVTIRLVSFTGREMNVAAVLSSGEEIEAITKPSPEIIALQPNQKTTFSWRAADAKLFGEGVTGERLS
- a CDS encoding ABC transporter permease; this encodes MTDMTATATPGGFRLRLPGFWTSVTVFAVILLAIFLILPIFSVFFISFFDAKTGAFGLSNYAEVFTRRFYTVALWNTLLIGVLGMLGACLLGIPLAFCTSRYRIKGRTFIATFAVLVLCAPPFIGAYAWIMLFGANGAVTNLLSFAGISLPTIYGIPGIVMVFSLKFFPYIFLMTENALNTINKSYEDAAENLGCTAFERFRKITLPLVFPAVSTGAIICFVLSIADFGTPAILGKGIRTLSTIAYAQYTSEMAGTPTMAVTISMVMIAISMAALLLQRHILAKRRYASSLTNRPVKQSMRPLKSFIVHGFCYLVVFIAMLPSLTVIYTSFLATSGPVFTGGFGLDSYARILRDSPQAIANSFTFALAAVVLIAIVSGLLSFIVVRRDNAVSGSLDLLLMVPYLIPGVVMAIGYVTTFRYPPFDITGTALIIIVLVFIRRLPYGVRSTTSILRQIKPSIEEAAVNLGASPAKTFVSVTVPLMLPGLIIGSLMSFITAINELSSTLILYTARTITMPVLIYVQVIDGEFGTAAALSTVLLVSTGLCVFIVFRLSEDKEASFV
- a CDS encoding flavin reductase family protein; its protein translation is MSHNFMLIDGGVVNHAHVPLKAPPSPTISPREFKDAMASLVFTVAVATASHAGERIGRTITSFMPLSAEPPLLMISIDASSRMVDLVAASRRFSVTTLSRGQEEIADVFAGKGNLPDRFSVGHWDVWPSGSSRLADALLSMDCELVGSIDAADHILFVGSIIEASFDPLRKPLLWSERNYLGTEVSR
- the fdxA gene encoding ferredoxin FdxA, with the translated sequence MSYVVTENCIACKYMDCVEVCPVECFYAGENMLVIHPDQCIDCGICEHECPAAAIRPDTEAGLHVWLDLNRHYSGIWPRVHQKRTPPDDADIMNGAAAKFSIFSKNPGAGG
- a CDS encoding superoxide dismutase, whose translation is MAFQLPDLPYAHDALAPSGMSEETLKFHHDLHHKAYVDNLNKAISGTEWENSSLEEIVRATYEKGAVAQSGIFNNASQHWNHNLFWEIMGPQKHAIPKVLEDALTQSFGSVALFKQNFALAGASQFGSGWAWLVADTDGTLKITRTENGVNPLCFGQKAILGCDVWEHSYYIDFRNKRPAYIENFLDNLVNWQAVAARL
- a CDS encoding TetR/AcrR family transcriptional regulator, which encodes MPRHKSISDDQVLDVLLPLMLQTGPDGLTFAAAAKACGLSAATLVQRYGKREDLVETVLLRAWDKLQAETETADEEEPLTPQGAISLLMRLMPPEAAEQNASDGLLLLREDIRNPKLRARGALWGHTLAQALGCRLTHDKAREERLGWQMAALWQGAHTWWAFVRGEDANSAIRRALEEWVAAVNVDER
- a CDS encoding dihydrofolate reductase family protein, translating into MAVIRGYIAASLDGRIVSGDGSLDWLYKYDDMDLGEHDYRLFLKGIRTVVMGRATYDFIAGEQAPWAYGDQRVIVVTSRPIEGPKGPLEARSDVGSLIEELRALDDGDVWMLGGGKLQMAFLERDALDEIEIYVIPEILGSGEPLFPLTGHRASPTLVSATAIEKGCVRLHYRFS
- a CDS encoding linear amide C-N hydrolase; the protein is MHLKTLPIFSACTAAILSVATLTTSVAEACTRFVYLGENDQVMTARSMDWKTDVGTNIWVFPRGMERAGEAGPNSVKWTSKYGSVIASGYDISTTDGMNEAGLAANVLWLVESSYPAYDGKSPGLSIAAWAQYALDNFATVDEAVSALEKNPFTIVTDNVPGEERLATLHLSLSDATGDSAIIEYIDGKQVIHHGRQYQVMTNSPTFDHQLALNEYWKQIGGTVMLPGTNRAADRFARASFYANAIPKSENPVEAIASVFSVIRNVSVPYGITTPDQPNISSTRWRTVIDHKRKLYFFESALTPNIFWIDMTKLDLSKETGKVKKLDLGPNQMQIYSGMANDSLKDTKPFKFLGL